CGTGAACGTCGCGTCGCAGGCCGGGCTCGTGGCGCTGCCCGGTGAGGCGTCGTACTGCGCGGCGAAGGCCGCCGTCGTGCACCTGACGCGCTGCTTGGCCGTCGAGTGGGGCCCGTACGGCATCCGCGTCAACGCCGTCGCGCCGACCTTCATCGAGACCGACGGCACCTCCGCGGCACTCTCGGACGACGCGTTCCGTGCCGACACCGCCGAGCGCATCGCCGCGCTCCACCGCATCGGCGAGCCGCGCGAGGTCTCGGGAGCGGTCGCGTTCCTGGCGTCGCCGTCGGCATCCCTCATCACCGGCCAGACCCTCGCCATCGACGGCGGCTGGACCGCCCGCTGACCCGCTGCTGACCCGCTTAACGATTCGTGCCGAATGTGCGTTCTCGCGTCGCGATAGCGCACATTCGGCACGAATGTGTGAGGGAGGATCAGCCCAGGCGCGCCTTCAGGTTCTCGCTGATGGCGTCCAGGAACTCCTCCGTGGTGAGGAACTTCTGCTCCGGGCCGACGAGGAGCGCGAGGTCCTTCGTCATCTTGCCCTCCTCGACCGTCTTCACGACGACGTCCTCGAGGGTGTGCGTGAAGTCGATGAGGTCCTGGTTGCCGTCGAGCTTGCCGCGGTGCGCGAGGCCGCGCGTCCAGGCGAAGATCGAGGCGATCGGGTTGGTCGAGGTCGGCTTGCCCTGCTGGTACTGGCGGTAGTGGCGGGTCACCGTGCCGTGCGCGGCCTCCGCCTCGACGACCGAGCCGTCCGGCGTGGTCAGCACAGAGGTCATCAGGCCGAGCGAGCCGAAGCCCTGCGCGACGGTGTCGGACTGCACGTCGCCGTCGTAGTTCTTGCAGGCCCAGACGTAGCCGCCCTCCCACTTGAGGCTGGAGGCGACCATGTCGTCGATGAGGCGGTGCTCGTAGGTGAGGCCGGCCGCGTCGAACTTCTCCTTGTACTCGGTGTCGAAGACCTCCTGGAACAGGTCCTTGAAGCGGCCGTCGTAGGCCTTCAGGATCGTGTTCTTGGTCGACAGATACACCGGGTACTGACGGTCGAGGCCGTAGTTGAACGACGCGCGCGCGAAGTCGCGGATGGACGCGTCCTGGTTGTACATGCCCATCGCGACGCCGGCGCCCGGCGCCTGGTAGATCTCGAAGGACTGCGCCTCGCCGCCGTCGGCCGGCTGGAAGCTCATCGTGAGCGTGCCGGGGCCGTCGAACGTGAAGTCGGTGGCGCGGTACTGGTCGCCGAAGGCGTGACGGCCGATGACGATCGGCTTGTTCCAGCCGGGGACGAGCCGCGGGATGTTGGAGATGATGATCGGCTCGCGGAAGACGACACCGCCGAGGATGTTGCGGATCGTGCCGTTCGGGCTCTTCCACATCTTCTTCAGGCCGAACTCCTCGACGCGCGCCTCGTCGGGCGTGATGGTCGCGCACTTCACGCCGACGCCGTGCTTCTGGATGGCGTGGGCCGCGTCGATCGTGATCTGGTCGTCGGTCTCGTCGCGCTTCTGGATGCCGAGGTCGTAGTACTCGAGGTTCACATCGAGGTACGGGTGGATGAGAGAGTCTTTGATGGCCTTCCAGATGATGCGTGTCATCTCGTCGCCGTCGAGTTCGACGACCGTTCCGTCAACCTTGATCTTGTCCATGGTTCTCCTGGGGTGTCTGCCGTTTTACGCCGACGACAGCTTACCCGAGCGCGACAACTATCTTGACATCGAGACACTTTCTCCCAGCTGCCGGTCGGGTGCGGCGCGACTATGCCGCGGTCGCTCGCGCACGTTACCCTTTCGTCATGGCTGAGTTGAGACTGGAAGAGTTGAGCGCGCGGACCGTCGTGGCGGCGAACGCGCTGACGCTGAAGCCGGGCCAGGAGCAGTTCATCGCTCCCGTGTCCTACTCGGCCGCGGCCGCGGTCGCCGATCCGAACACCTCGTGGCAGCGCGTCGTGCTCGACGGCGACGAGGTGGTCGGCTTCATCATGGGCAACTTCGACCCGAACGCCGAGCACGAGGAGTTCAAGGCCATCCTCTGGCGGATCAACGTCGACGCCGACGACCAGGGTCGCGGCATCGGCACGTTCGCCGTGCGTGCTCTCGCCGACGAGGCGCGCGCCCGTGGCCACCAGCGCCTCTACGTGATCTGGGAGTCGGGCGAGCTCGGGCCGGAGCAGTTCTTCCTGCGCAGCGGCTTCCAGCCGGTCGGCGAGACCCAGTACGGCGAGACGATCGGTGCCCTCGATCTCTGACCCGGAGCCCGACCCGGAGGACGCGGCGAGCGCATCCTTCGTCGAGCGGGTGCTCGAGGTCGTGGATGCGATCCCGCCCGGGTTCGTGATGACCTACGGGGATGTGGCGGCGACGCTGGGGTCGCGTGCGGCCCGGATGGTCGGCCAGGTCATGGCGTACTACGGCTCGGACGTGCCGTGGTGGCGGGTCGTGCGGGCCAGCGGGCACCCCGCGGCGGGTCACGAGCACATCGCGCTGCAGCACTACCGCGCGGAGGGCACTCCCCTGCTGGGCGGCGGAAAGTCGCCGTACCGGGTAGATTTGCGGGCGGCCCGCTTCGACGACGCGCGGAATCATCCCTCCGACCGATGAACCATTCAGTTCCGTAGTGTTCACTCGTAGGAGATCCTTGTCCCTTTCCCCTGGAGCTGCCGTGCCCCGCATCCGAACCGCCGGAGTCATCGCGACGACGTCCGCCCTCGCCCTGGCCCTGTCCGGATGCTCGGTGCTGACCGCGTTCGAGCCTCACGTCGACTCCGCGATCTGGGACACGGCCAAGGAGATGAAGGCGTCGAACACGGCCCTCTTCGGCTCACCGACGTTCGTGCCGGACGACGCGACGGTCATCCGCGTCGACTACGACACCCAGAACGGGTCGGCGATCATGACGTACACATCGCACACGCGGGTCGCGCCCAACACCTGCCAGAAGGACACCGCGATCCCGAAGCCTGCGATCGAGGACAGCTGGTGGCCGGTTCAAGGCATCCCGGACAAGGCCTCGGACTGCGGTGGCGGCTGGGTCGCGTTCGCTGTCGGCGACCAGGTGTGGGCCGCGAAGGCTCCCACGTCGAAGTAGGCCGGTACCCGCGGGCGGTCAGTGGAACTGCGGGATGATCAGCCAGATCCCATAGAGCACCGCGGCGACGCCGATGGCGAAGCAGACGACCGCTCCGACCGTCGCGGTGAGCGGGCGTCGCCCGGTCCGCACGCTCGCCGCTCCGCCGTCGGCGTCCAACGGAGCGCCGACGGCCAGCAGCCGCAGGGCGACCGCGTAACTGATCACGACCACCGTCGTCGCCGCGAACGCGACCAGCAGCACCACGACGAACGAACCCCAGTCCACGCCGAGGAACGAGCCGTCGGGGGCCGCCGTGTTGACGATCAGCTGTCGCATCCTCATCCCTCCTGCCCGGCGCCCACGGACGCCGTCGCGCGCGAGCCGGTCGCGTCGCCCTCGGCCTCGTCGCCCTCGCCGTCGTTGACGTTGTGCCGGGTGACCGGGTTGCGGCGCGAGAGCGCCCACAGTCCGAGACCGGCGAGGAGCCCGACCACGGCGACACCGATGAGTCCGATCAGGCTGGCCGAGGCGATCCAGGCCGCCAGTCCTCCCACCAGTGCCGCCGCGGGCAGCGTCACCACCCAGGCCGTCGCGATCCGCCCGACGACGCCCCAGCGCACCGAGGCGAGCTTCTTGCCGAGGCCGCTGCCCACGACGGCACCCGAGGTGACCTGCGTGGTGGAGAGGGCGAAGCCGAGGTGCGACGAGACCAGGATGGTGGCGGCGGACGACGTCTCTGCCGCGAAGCCCTGGGGAGCCTTCACGTCGGTGATCCGCTTGCCGACCGTGCGCATGATCCGCCAGCCGCCGAGGTAGGTGCCGAGCGCGATCGCCAGGCCGCACGAGACGATCACCCAGAACGGCGGCGCGCTTCCGGAGCTCAGGTAACCGGCGGCGATCAGCGTGAGGGTGATGACGCCCATGGTCTTCTGGGCGTCGTTCGTGCCGTGGGCGAGCGAGACGAGGGAGGCGGAGACGGTCTGGCCGTGCCGGAACCCGGCCTCCGCGCCGTGGACGCGCGCATTCCGGGTGATGCGGTAGGCC
Above is a window of Leifsonia sp. 1010 DNA encoding:
- a CDS encoding NADP-dependent isocitrate dehydrogenase; translation: MDKIKVDGTVVELDGDEMTRIIWKAIKDSLIHPYLDVNLEYYDLGIQKRDETDDQITIDAAHAIQKHGVGVKCATITPDEARVEEFGLKKMWKSPNGTIRNILGGVVFREPIIISNIPRLVPGWNKPIVIGRHAFGDQYRATDFTFDGPGTLTMSFQPADGGEAQSFEIYQAPGAGVAMGMYNQDASIRDFARASFNYGLDRQYPVYLSTKNTILKAYDGRFKDLFQEVFDTEYKEKFDAAGLTYEHRLIDDMVASSLKWEGGYVWACKNYDGDVQSDTVAQGFGSLGLMTSVLTTPDGSVVEAEAAHGTVTRHYRQYQQGKPTSTNPIASIFAWTRGLAHRGKLDGNQDLIDFTHTLEDVVVKTVEEGKMTKDLALLVGPEQKFLTTEEFLDAISENLKARLG
- a CDS encoding GNAT family N-acetyltransferase; translated protein: MAELRLEELSARTVVAANALTLKPGQEQFIAPVSYSAAAAVADPNTSWQRVVLDGDEVVGFIMGNFDPNAEHEEFKAILWRINVDADDQGRGIGTFAVRALADEARARGHQRLYVIWESGELGPEQFFLRSGFQPVGETQYGETIGALDL
- a CDS encoding MGMT family protein, yielding MPSISDPEPDPEDAASASFVERVLEVVDAIPPGFVMTYGDVAATLGSRAARMVGQVMAYYGSDVPWWRVVRASGHPAAGHEHIALQHYRAEGTPLLGGGKSPYRVDLRAARFDDARNHPSDR
- a CDS encoding anion permease, with the protein product MDILVTVVAVIVVALVFDFTNGFHDTANAMATSVATGALKPRTAVLISAVLNLVGAFLSTAVAQTISGGVIKEGSSGVDITPTMIFAGLVGAVLWNLVTWYFGLPSSSTHALFGGLIGAAVIGAGFGAVDWGVLLSKVIVPALLSPLVAGGVALVATFAAYRITRNARVHGAEAGFRHGQTVSASLVSLAHGTNDAQKTMGVITLTLIAAGYLSSGSAPPFWVIVSCGLAIALGTYLGGWRIMRTVGKRITDVKAPQGFAAETSSAATILVSSHLGFALSTTQVTSGAVVGSGLGKKLASVRWGVVGRIATAWVVTLPAAALVGGLAAWIASASLIGLIGVAVVGLLAGLGLWALSRRNPVTRHNVNDGEGDEAEGDATGSRATASVGAGQEG